Genomic DNA from Streptomyces sp. GS7:
GGGGGCGGGATCATGACTGATCTCGACGTACGGGTGACGACGGAGCCGGGGGGCGACGCGGAGGAGGAACTCCGGTCCCTGATGCGGTGGCTGCACGACGACGAGGAACTGAGCCGCCGGGTACGCGGCCGGCTCGGCGCCGCCCGCGGGCCCCGGCCCGGCGAGATGGGCACCGGCTTCGACCTGCTCCAGCTGGCGATCGGCACCGCGGTGTCCGGCGGCTCGCTCGCGGTCTCGGTCCTCCAATGGCGCGACTCGCGCCGCCGCGCCCCCGAACTCACCCTGCGTTCGGGGGAGATGGAGGTCAGGATCCCGCGTGGTGCGGTCGGCGACCCGGAGACGCTGCGCCGGATCGCCGCGCTGCTCGACGAACCCCAGGAGCCCGGGGGCGATGACCGGACTGCCTGATCCGGCCGCCTCCCGGGCCGTGCTGCTCGGCACCGCCTCCTACCACCACCTCGACGCGCTCCCGGCCGTCGAGGCCAACCTCCGGGACCTCGCGGGGACCCTCGGCGACGCCACGGTCTGGGGACTGCCCGCACCGCACTGCGAGGTGGTCCTCGACCCGGGGAGCGCCGCCGCCATGCTCGACCCCGTGCACCGCGCCGGCGACCAGGCCACCGACACCCTCGTCGTCTACTACGCGGGCCACGGCATGCGGGACTCCGAGTCGGCCGACCTCTATCTCGGCCTGACCGGTTCGCGGGACGGCGTCGGCTACACCGCGGTCGCCTACCAGCATCTGCGCGGCGCCATCCGCGGCGCCCGGGCCCGCCGCAAGGTGATCGTCCTGGACTGCTGCTTCAGCGGCCGGGCCGCCCGTACGCTCGC
This window encodes:
- a CDS encoding effector-associated constant component EACC1; translated protein: MTDLDVRVTTEPGGDAEEELRSLMRWLHDDEELSRRVRGRLGAARGPRPGEMGTGFDLLQLAIGTAVSGGSLAVSVLQWRDSRRRAPELTLRSGEMEVRIPRGAVGDPETLRRIAALLDEPQEPGGDDRTA